From the Candidatus Krumholzibacteriia bacterium genome, the window AAAGCCGCCGCGCCATCCGTCGGATTCATGGCCACGTTGTCGACGACAGGGACCCCAGAGCCGGTCACGGCCAAGCGATCGAGGTCGAAGGGGGCGGCGCGGATGGTCTCCCCCACCGCGAAGAGGAGATGTCCGGATGGCACGTAGAAGCCGAAGACGCCTCCCCTCTGCAGTACCTGGCGCCTGCCAGTGCGGATCGAGACGACCTCGATCGTGGCCCGTTCGATGGGCGTCCGGTAGGCGGTGAACACCACGTGGTCGCCGTCGGGAAGGATCTGCGGCCACCAGTGGCCGAGCTCGCCCTGCGTCGAATCGGGTGCGGTGAGCATGCGCTCGTCGCCGCCGCCTTCGCTCACGATCCAGAGACCGGTGTTGTAGGCCCGCGTGTAGACGAGCAGGCCGTTCCGTCCCCAACTCCCGCCGGCCCAGTCGGCCACCGCGAGGTCGACGGCGGGGCCGCCTTCCACCGGCGCCTTGCGCAGCTTGCCCTGCTTGGCATACGCGACCCACCGGCCATCCGGCGAAATGAAGGGCCTGCTGTTGCCGGTTCCTTGATCGCCCTGCCCCGCACCGGCGATCACGTCCATCCGGAGTTGATCGAGCGGGCGTCGCAGGACTTCTTCCCGCCGCTGGACCATGGCGGTGACGAAGAGCTGTTGCCCGTCCGGACTCAGGCGCACGATGGGGGTGAAGCTGGGTTGCACCCCCGAGTCGAATTCGACCTCGAAGCGGACCGTGCCGTCCTTGGGTGGCGGGCTCTGGCCGCTACGAAAGCCCATCCACGCGAGCGCCAGCAAGAGAATGGCTGTCGCGGCCCATGGCACTGCGGAGCTGCGGACGACGGGGAGCCTCGGGGCCAGCTGCGGGCCCGACACCCCCGGGCCCACCAACGCCTCGGCGAATTGCGCCGCTGTCTGCCAGCGGTCGGCGGGAAGCTTCTCGAGCGCCCGCGCCACCGCGGCATCGACGTGCGGCGGTACGGTCTTGCGCTGCGCGACGAGGGGGCGCGGATCCTCCTTGATGACCTTGGACAGGATCTCGAGGACCGTGTGGCCGGCAAAAGGTGGCCTTCCCGCCAGCATCTCGTACAGCACGACGCCGAGCGCATAGATGTCCGTCCGCGCGTCGATGTTCCTTTCCCCAGCCGCCTGCTCGGGACTCATGTACTGCGGCGTTCCGAGGCTCATCCCGGACTTCGTGATC encodes:
- a CDS encoding protein kinase: MSEPIDPLQAAVSDRYTVERKLGAGGMATVYLAQDVRHNRKVAIKVMDPDLAELIGAPRFLKEIETTASLQHPNILPLYDSGRVGTTVFYVMPYVQGESLRARLTRETQLPVGDAIRIASEIAAALDYAHRHGVIHRDIKPDNVLFQDGRSLVADFGLALAGSSADESTRITKSGMSLGTPQYMSPEQAAGERNIDARTDIYALGVVLYEMLAGRPPFAGHTVLEILSKVIKEDPRPLVAQRKTVPPHVDAAVARALEKLPADRWQTAAQFAEALVGPGVSGPQLAPRLPVVRSSAVPWAATAILLLALAWMGFRSGQSPPPKDGTVRFEVEFDSGVQPSFTPIVRLSPDGQQLFVTAMVQRREEVLRRPLDQLRMDVIAGAGQGDQGTGNSRPFISPDGRWVAYAKQGKLRKAPVEGGPAVDLAVADWAGGSWGRNGLLVYTRAYNTGLWIVSEGGGDERMLTAPDSTQGELGHWWPQILPDGDHVVFTAYRTPIERATIEVVSIRTGRRQVLQRGGVFGFYVPSGHLLFAVGETIRAAPFDLDRLAVTGSGVPVVDNVAMNPTDGAAA